From one Cynocephalus volans isolate mCynVol1 chromosome X, mCynVol1.pri, whole genome shotgun sequence genomic stretch:
- the LOC134367844 gene encoding LOW QUALITY PROTEIN: transcription factor SPT20 homolog (The sequence of the model RefSeq protein was modified relative to this genomic sequence to represent the inferred CDS: inserted 3 bases in 2 codons; substituted 1 base at 1 genomic stop codon) — protein sequence MQRALERALDRAEYIIESAQQRPPQRKCSSSGEKSLYEKLYDIYVEECDKEPEVTEGLRSNVNLLEKLLERESLPCLVVNLYPGNEGYSLMLKGKDGWFSETIRLPCEERQLLEYLDAEELPPVLVKLLEESPVNLFQCGCVIAEVRDYRQSGNMEPPGYQSRHILLRPTMQTLACDVQSMTSDDREWTQDDRLRLESQLILATAEPLCLDPSIAVTCTANRLLYNKQKRNAGPMKQCFKSFSQSSQSRQQELSHCPSRPELRVLTSCKNGKEGKADQHYDLRFSEAGNGVDMWKQRPCDLAVPSEVGAEKYAKGEQSVRSDDSQPTIWPAEEENDDYVFECEAGGQSQKAKGDIMQSFNDPLFCGKIGPCKKARCERQLFLPHFSPEEEPFTWDHSHGFMPGSQADAGRAVIQHQESVQSRDKCPGRMSQSSRGSASPSQLSSGKIPEQPKTVLVQSSISGEGVKHLPAPIQLPSSSRNHSSDNSFPPRQASSSLKCPFSAPAPKPPSLSQKSPVNLNRFKTLLPASTIPASSSQRTPATQVSANPTCLKVINVMGPVCAAHSVARGSHPVLASATGAXPPAGVHPCTPLASGNQLPSALPRTVQAPSQVGMQLILDNALGLRPLTLLQLPHASLILNIQQQPAPLPXQQQQQQHQSIPQQQLQHPTAYPPQPVAVGGAQGASSLEQALPIQQAVAMNLXGVGGFLQPQTTVLHQLGSAQRPPGQSLPQQTFQVAFALPQQQQVQVQQVRFVENPVAVATVATQRAQPQPQSGHIAWQLIGSGHAASQSMGRRYSAIRPKGNGHTTSQSKGSDLTASQSKGSDLTASKRKRSDHTASQSKGRGHRASQSKGSRYRAIRPKKNGHTTSQSKGGDHTASQPEGSGHAASQSKGSDHTESQSKGSDHTTSQSKDGGHTINQSKGSGHTASQPEGSGHAASQ from the exons ATGCAGCGAGCTTTAGAACGAGCTTTGGATCGTGCAGAGTATATCATTGAAAGTGCCCAGCAGAGGCCTCCTCAAAGGAAGTGCTCGTCTAGTGGGGAAAAATCTCTGTACGAAAAACTTTATGACATTTATGTCGAGGAGTGTGACAAAGAGCCTGAGGTTACGGAGGGATTAAGAAGCAATGTAAACTTGTTAGAGAAGCTCCTTGAGAGGGAGTCATTGCCGTGTTTGGTGGTCAACCTCTACCCGGGAAATGAGGGATATTCTCTGATGCTCAAGGGAAAAGATGGATGGTTTTCCGAGACCATTCGACTGCCTTGTGAAGAACGGCAGTTGCTTGAATACTTGGATGCAGAAGAATTACCTCCTGTTTTGGTCAAACTCCTGGAAGAATCTCCAGTGAACTTGTTTCAGTGTGGGTGTGTCATAGCAGAAGTACGTGACTACAGGCAGTCCGGTAACATGGAACCTCCAGGTTACCAAAGTAGGCATATTCTCTTACGTCCAACGATGCAGACTTTAGCCTGTGATGTACAGTCAATGACAAGTGATGACCGTGAATGGACCCAGGATGACAGACTTAGGCTTGAGAGCCAGCTGATCTTAGCTACAGCGGAACCACTGTGTCTTGACCCTTCTATAGCAGTAACCTGCACTGCCAACAGACTGCTGTATAACAAGCAGAAGAGGAATGCTGGCCCAATGAAACAGTGCTTCAAGAGCTTTTCTCAGTCCTCTCAGAGTCGGCAGCAGGAGCTGTCTCATTGTCCATCTCGTCCTGAGTTAAGAGTGTTGACTTCttgcaaaaatggaaaagaagggaAGGCAGATCAGCATTATGACCTGAGATTTTCTGAAGCGGGAAATGGTGTAGACATGTGGAAACAGAGACCCTGTGATTTGGCCGTACCTTCTGAAGTGGGTGCGGAGAAATATGCTAAAGGAGAACAGTCCGTCAGATCTGATGATTCACAACCAACCATCTGGCCAGCTGAAGAGGAAAACGATGATTATGTGTTTGAATGTGAGGCTGGCGGTCAGTCCCAGAAAGCAAAGGGGGACATCATGCAGTCATTTAATGATCCTCTTTTCTGTGGTAAAATTGGGCCATGTAAAAAAGCCAGATGTGAGCGCCAGCTGTTTCTCCCCCACTTCTCCCCAGAAGAAGAACCATTCACATGGGACCATTCACATGGTTTCATGCCTGGGTCACAGGCTGATGCTGGGAGGGCAGTCATTCAGCACCAGGAATCGGTCCAGAGCAGAGACAAATGTCCAGGCAGGATGTCACAGAGCTCCAGGGGCTCAGCCAGTCCCAGTCAGCTTTCTTCAGGAAAAATACCAGAACAGCCTAAGACCGTGTTGGTCCAGTCTTCCATATCGGGGGAGGGAGTAAAACATCTACCTGCCCCCATCCAACTTCCATCAAGCTCAAGAAATCATTCATCGGACAACAGTTTCCCTCCACGACAGGCAAGCAGCTCTCTTAAGTGTCCATTCTCTGCTCCTGCTCCTAAGCCACCGAGTCTGTCTCAGAAGTCGCCTGTGAATCTCAATCGATTTAAGACACTTCTTCCAGCTTCCACGATCCCAGCCAGCTCCTCACAAAGAACCCCAGCCACCCAGGTCTCAGCAAACCCCACTTGCCTGAAGGTCATCAATGTGATGGGCCCAGTCTGTGCAGCCCATTCTGTGGCGAGGGGCTCACACCCGGTGCTGGCCAGTGCCACTGGTGC CCCTCCTGCAGGAGTCCATCCCTGCACCCCTCTGGCCTCGGGAAATCAGCTCCCAAGTGCACTGCCCAGGACAGTGCAGGCACCTTCTCAAGTGGGTATGCAGCTTATTTTAGACAATGCTTTGGGTCTCAGGCCCTTAACTCTACTCCAGCTTCCACATGCTTCCCTCATTTTGAACATCCAGCAGCAGCCGGCACCGCTaccttagcagcagcagcagcagcagcaccagtcGATTCCACAACAACAGCTTCAGCATCCCACAGCATATCCTCCACAGCCAGTGGCAGTGGGTGGTGCACAAGGGGCCAGCAGCCTGGAACAGGCCTTACCCATTCAGCAAGCTGTTGCCATGAACC ATGGAGTCGGAGGTTTCCTGCAGCCCCAGACAACCGTATTGCATCAGCTTGGCTCTGCCCAGAGACCACCTGGGCAAAGCCTTCCTCAGCAGACATTCCAGGTTGCCTTTGCcttgccacagcagcagcaggtaCAGGTACAACAGGTTAGGTTTGTGGAGAATCCTGTGGCTGTGGCAACAGTAGCAACCCAAAGAGCTCAGCCACAGCCACAGAGCGGGCATATAGCATGGCAACTAATAGGTAGTGGGCATGCAGCAAGCCAATCAATGGGTCGTAGGTATAGCGCAATCCGGCCAAAGGGAAATGGCCACACAACAAGCCAGTCAAAGGGTAGTGACCTTACAGCAAGCCAGTCAAAGGGTAGTGACCTTACAGCAAGCAAGCGAAAGCGTAGTGACCATACAGCAAGCCAGTCAAAGGGTAGGGGGCATAGAGCAAGCCAGTCAAAGGGTAGTAGGTACAGAGCAATCCGGCCAAAGAAAAATGGCCATACAACAAGCCAGTCAAAGGGTGGTGACCATACAGCAAGCCAGCCAGAAGGTAGTGGGCATGCAGCAAGCCAGTCAAAGGGTAGTGACCATACAGAAAGCCAGTCAAAGGGTAGTGACCATACAACAAGCCAGTCAAAGGATGGTGGCCATACAATAAACCAGTCAAAGGGTAGTGGCCATACAGCAAGCCAGCCAGAAGGTAGTGGGCATGCAGCAAGCCAGTGA